A single Parabacteroides timonensis DNA region contains:
- a CDS encoding redox-sensing transcriptional repressor Rex — MANDEMKQAWKIPEPTLRRLPWYLAFLKLLKGKGETFVSSTQIAKEINVDPSQVAKDLSFVNISGKTRVGYEICTLVDVLEDFLGFTAQHKAFLFGVGSLGAALLQDSGLNQYGLEIVAGFDVRRELAGSVINGIPVFHLDDFPTKQKEYGATIGVITVPVDKAQEVTEQIIAGGIKALWNFTPFRIRVPEHIVVQNTSMYAHLAVMFNRLNSINH, encoded by the coding sequence ATGGCCAACGATGAAATGAAACAAGCCTGGAAAATACCGGAGCCTACCCTCCGGAGACTGCCCTGGTATCTTGCCTTCCTAAAGCTCTTGAAAGGTAAGGGAGAGACGTTTGTATCATCTACCCAGATCGCAAAAGAGATTAATGTAGACCCCAGTCAGGTGGCAAAAGATCTCTCTTTTGTAAATATTTCCGGAAAGACCAGGGTTGGTTATGAGATTTGTACCCTTGTGGATGTGTTGGAAGACTTTTTAGGTTTTACTGCACAGCATAAGGCTTTTTTATTTGGTGTAGGTAGTTTGGGAGCTGCCCTGCTGCAAGACTCAGGATTGAACCAGTATGGACTCGAGATTGTAGCCGGTTTCGATGTACGCCGGGAACTGGCAGGTTCCGTGATCAATGGGATCCCGGTTTTTCACCTGGATGATTTCCCTACCAAACAAAAAGAATACGGTGCAACGATCGGTGTGATCACGGTTCCGGTAGATAAGGCACAGGAGGTTACCGAGCAGATCATTGCCGGAGGGATCAAAGCCCTGTGGAACTTTACCCCGTTCCGTATCCGTGTGCCGGAACACATTGTCGTACAGAATACTTCCATGTATGCCCATCTGGCTGTCATGTTTAATCGTTTGAACTCAATAAATCACTGA
- a CDS encoding fumarylacetoacetate hydrolase family protein — protein sequence MKIIAVGMNYAEHNKELHHSLELSEPTIFMKSDSSLLKDGKPFFIPDFSSEIHYETEIVVKIDRLGKNIAERFAHRYYNEVTVGIDFTARDLQKELRAKGLPWEISKAFDNSAVIGTFVPLDKLGDVNRIPFHLDINGQKVQEGNTSDMLFPVDKVIAYVSRFFTLKIGDLIFTGTPAGVGPVKIDDHLQGYIGERKLLDFYVK from the coding sequence ATGAAGATCATAGCAGTAGGAATGAATTATGCAGAACACAATAAAGAGCTGCATCATTCGTTAGAATTATCGGAACCTACTATCTTTATGAAGTCCGATTCCTCCCTGTTGAAAGACGGGAAGCCGTTCTTTATCCCTGATTTTTCGTCGGAGATACATTACGAAACCGAGATTGTTGTAAAGATAGACCGGCTGGGTAAGAATATCGCCGAACGTTTTGCACATCGTTATTATAATGAAGTTACAGTCGGCATCGATTTTACCGCCCGTGACCTGCAAAAAGAACTGCGTGCGAAGGGATTACCTTGGGAGATCAGTAAAGCATTTGATAATTCGGCTGTGATCGGGACGTTTGTGCCATTGGATAAACTGGGGGATGTGAACCGTATCCCGTTTCATCTGGATATAAACGGACAGAAGGTGCAGGAGGGAAATACTTCGGATATGCTTTTCCCGGTAGACAAGGTTATCGCTTATGTTAGTCGTTTTTTTACCCTCAAGATAGGAGATCTGATATTTACAGGAACTCCGGCGGGAGTGGGACCTGTGAAGATCGATGACCATTTGCAGGGATATATCGGCGAACGTAAGTTGCTTGATTTTTACGTAAAATAG
- a CDS encoding translation initiation factor: MKNNDWKDRLGVMYSTNPDFQYNTGDEAEEDTQPKEKQQLRISLDKRNRGGKAVTLITGFRGTTDDLEALGKFLKVKCGVGGSAKDGEIIVQGDLRQKVLEILQKEGYTKSRII, encoded by the coding sequence ATGAAAAATAATGACTGGAAAGATCGTTTGGGAGTCATGTATTCGACAAACCCGGACTTTCAATATAATACGGGAGACGAGGCGGAAGAAGATACGCAACCCAAAGAAAAACAACAATTGCGTATATCTCTGGATAAACGCAACCGGGGTGGAAAAGCTGTTACGTTGATTACCGGATTTCGTGGAACGACAGACGACCTGGAGGCTTTAGGCAAGTTCCTGAAAGTAAAATGCGGTGTGGGTGGTTCCGCCAAGGATGGAGAGATCATCGTACAGGGAGATCTTCGTCAGAAGGTGCTTGAGATACTTCAAAAAGAAGGTTATACAAAAAGTAGGATTATATAA
- the porV gene encoding type IX secretion system outer membrane channel protein PorV: MIKNSRISTTLIVVFSLLTVFTTWAEDNGKSKFAPVNTAVPSLSIAPDARAGAMGDNGASTTPDINSQYWNPAKYAFMYSKAGVSLSYTPWLRKLVNDVALANLSGYYKIGDSDLQAIGASLRYFSLGDINTGNETSSDGSGGYTVSPYEMAFDVSYSRKLSESYSMAVAMRYIRSDMGQDAQDEHRVPGNAFAADIAGYLEKYVVLGQAEALWSLGFNVSNIGTKISYNGGNTNEFLPTTLRLGTGLLYPIDDFNRIGLYLDLSKYLVPSLPYLTEGATDEERAEYDKKKLEYNDVSGISGIFKSFGDSPDGFKGELQEVMVSIGAEYSYNDQFFLRGGYFYENANKGNRQYFSVGAGFRMSVFQLDAAYLVSTVQSNPLDQTLRFTLSFDMDGIKNLFR, from the coding sequence ATGATAAAGAATTCAAGAATTAGTACAACACTTATAGTCGTATTCAGTTTACTGACCGTATTTACTACGTGGGCGGAAGATAATGGAAAAAGCAAATTTGCTCCGGTCAATACAGCAGTACCTTCTCTTTCTATTGCTCCCGATGCTCGTGCCGGTGCGATGGGGGATAATGGAGCGTCTACTACTCCGGATATAAACTCACAATACTGGAACCCAGCCAAGTATGCTTTTATGTACAGCAAGGCTGGTGTGTCTTTGTCATATACTCCCTGGTTGCGCAAATTGGTTAATGACGTGGCTTTGGCTAATCTTTCCGGTTATTATAAGATCGGTGATAGTGATTTGCAGGCAATCGGTGCTTCCCTGCGTTATTTCTCTTTAGGTGATATTAATACTGGTAATGAAACCAGTTCGGATGGAAGCGGCGGTTATACGGTAAGTCCTTATGAAATGGCATTCGACGTCAGTTACAGCCGTAAATTGTCCGAATCTTATTCTATGGCCGTAGCTATGCGTTATATTCGTTCGGATATGGGACAGGATGCGCAGGATGAACATCGCGTTCCCGGTAATGCTTTCGCAGCCGATATTGCCGGTTACCTGGAAAAGTATGTGGTTCTGGGGCAGGCAGAGGCTTTGTGGAGCTTAGGGTTTAATGTGTCTAATATCGGTACCAAAATATCTTATAATGGTGGTAATACTAATGAGTTTTTACCTACAACTCTTCGTTTGGGAACAGGTTTGCTTTATCCGATCGATGATTTTAACCGGATTGGTTTATATCTTGATTTGAGTAAGTACTTGGTGCCTAGTTTACCTTATCTGACTGAGGGAGCAACTGACGAAGAGCGTGCGGAATATGATAAAAAGAAACTGGAATATAATGATGTATCCGGTATCTCCGGTATCTTCAAATCTTTTGGAGACTCACCCGATGGTTTCAAAGGCGAATTGCAGGAAGTGATGGTTTCGATCGGTGCTGAATATAGCTATAACGATCAGTTTTTCCTGCGTGGAGGTTATTTCTATGAGAATGCCAACAAAGGTAATCGTCAGTATTTCTCTGTTGGAGCCGGTTTCCGTATGAGTGTATTCCAGTTGGATGCAGCTTACCTGGTAAGTACGGTTCAGAGTAACCCGTTAGACCAGACGTTGCGTTTTACCTTGTCGTTCGATATGGACGGAATCAAAAACTTGTTCAGATAA
- the ispF gene encoding 2-C-methyl-D-erythritol 2,4-cyclodiphosphate synthase, with product MKIRVGFGYDVHALVPDRELWMGGIRIEHTLGLLGHSDADVLIHAICDALLGAANMRDIGYHFPDTAGEYKNIDSKILLRDTMKLLRDAGYELGNIDATIAAERPKLNPHIPAMKQTLAEVMQVDEEDISIKATTTEKLGFTGRQEGIAAYATVLIQK from the coding sequence ATGAAGATACGGGTAGGATTTGGGTATGACGTGCATGCATTGGTTCCCGATCGCGAACTGTGGATGGGAGGCATACGTATTGAACATACATTAGGTCTGTTAGGCCATAGTGATGCCGATGTGTTGATACATGCTATTTGTGATGCACTGCTGGGTGCAGCGAATATGCGTGATATCGGTTATCATTTTCCGGATACAGCCGGAGAATATAAGAATATAGACAGCAAGATCTTATTGCGCGACACCATGAAGCTGTTGCGTGATGCTGGTTACGAACTGGGTAATATCGATGCGACTATTGCGGCAGAACGTCCGAAGCTGAACCCTCATATTCCTGCCATGAAGCAGACACTGGCCGAAGTAATGCAAGTGGACGAGGAGGATATTTCCATAAAAGCAACAACGACAGAAAAACTCGGCTTTACAGGTCGTCAGGAGGGTATTGCGGCCTATGCTACTGTTCTGATACAGAAGTGA
- a CDS encoding sensor histidine kinase: MKKTIFIFFLLLFTNRILYAQMQDKDNYILILHSINFNETWTQETYETIRDTFSKDGLMVEGEELQIPAMRNITEVYDKIAELKDKYPLPPKAIVCIGDPAWLICRPLFDNEWKEVPAVICYSRKLSPSKIEYLLQRDIQDTKNMVPTEELIKKYNVTTITQPLYTEETIQLIKQLQPELKKIVFIRDERYISICAEQELSDTMKTHFPDLQLGILSSPSILTETLLETLSIYGKETGIIYYSWFLSKENGENQYLRDNVQKIINSFSNSPIYILTDLNPESGNFAGGHYISVKDFSTSVVSTISLILDGKPARDIHSHIGGSPQTYLNYQHLFRNGIPPVRFPQNAVYYQQPPTFFQKYQIHFISALAIIGLLSMIAVLRFRLYMQKLKQDEERREKEKAEEANRLKSAFLANMSHEIRTPLNAIVGFSNLIAHSESPEDALEFCKIIETNNELLLQLINDILDLSKIEAGQLEFSFSNIDVSSLFSMLAQTHQTRTKEGVTLECILPEKPCFIHSEKIRLTQVMTNFLTNACKFTFEGSIRMGYEEIEGGLRFYVSDTGKGIARENIPHVFERFAKFDLFIQGTGLGLSICQTIVNRLNGEIGVESEEGKGTTFWFTIPCEVHHEEYITSVSEQ, from the coding sequence ATGAAAAAGACAATCTTCATATTCTTCCTGCTGTTATTTACGAACAGGATCTTGTATGCCCAAATGCAAGACAAGGATAACTACATCCTGATCCTACACTCCATCAACTTTAATGAAACCTGGACACAAGAGACGTATGAAACCATCCGGGATACCTTTTCAAAAGATGGCCTGATGGTAGAAGGGGAAGAATTACAGATACCTGCCATGAGAAATATTACAGAAGTTTACGACAAAATAGCTGAATTAAAAGATAAATATCCACTACCTCCCAAGGCGATCGTATGCATAGGCGATCCTGCATGGCTGATCTGCCGACCTCTGTTCGACAACGAATGGAAAGAGGTTCCGGCTGTTATTTGCTACTCACGTAAATTATCCCCATCGAAGATAGAATACTTACTTCAGAGGGACATCCAGGACACAAAGAATATGGTTCCCACCGAAGAGCTCATTAAGAAATATAATGTAACTACCATAACACAACCGCTTTATACAGAAGAAACCATACAACTCATAAAACAACTTCAGCCCGAATTAAAAAAGATCGTATTTATTCGCGACGAACGTTATATCAGTATCTGTGCAGAGCAAGAGCTTTCCGATACAATGAAAACTCATTTCCCTGATTTACAACTGGGAATACTCTCCAGCCCGTCCATCTTAACCGAAACATTGCTGGAAACACTTTCTATTTATGGCAAAGAAACCGGAATAATCTATTACTCATGGTTCCTTTCAAAGGAAAACGGTGAAAACCAGTATCTAAGGGATAACGTTCAAAAAATAATAAACAGCTTTTCCAATTCCCCGATTTATATACTAACAGACCTGAATCCAGAATCGGGGAATTTTGCCGGCGGACATTATATATCTGTAAAGGATTTCAGCACGTCTGTCGTATCGACCATCAGTCTTATACTGGATGGGAAACCAGCCCGGGATATTCATTCTCATATTGGAGGGTCTCCACAGACATATCTCAATTACCAGCATCTGTTCAGGAATGGTATTCCCCCTGTCCGTTTCCCTCAGAATGCAGTTTACTACCAGCAGCCTCCTACTTTCTTTCAAAAATATCAGATACACTTTATTAGTGCCCTTGCAATCATCGGCCTGCTGAGTATGATCGCAGTACTACGCTTTCGTCTTTATATGCAAAAGTTAAAACAGGATGAAGAGCGCCGGGAAAAAGAAAAAGCAGAAGAGGCCAACCGCCTGAAATCGGCGTTCCTGGCAAATATGAGTCACGAGATCCGTACTCCCTTGAATGCTATTGTCGGTTTCTCCAATCTTATCGCTCACTCCGAAAGCCCGGAAGATGCACTCGAGTTCTGTAAGATCATCGAGACAAACAACGAATTGCTACTGCAACTGATCAACGATATTCTCGACCTGTCAAAGATCGAAGCAGGACAACTAGAGTTCAGCTTTTCAAACATCGATGTATCTTCTCTCTTCTCGATGCTGGCACAGACACACCAGACACGGACAAAAGAAGGGGTTACACTGGAATGCATCCTCCCGGAAAAGCCCTGTTTTATCCATTCGGAAAAGATCCGGTTAACGCAGGTCATGACCAACTTTCTGACCAATGCCTGCAAATTCACCTTCGAAGGTTCTATCCGTATGGGGTACGAGGAAATCGAGGGAGGATTACGCTTTTACGTATCCGATACAGGGAAAGGAATTGCCCGGGAAAACATTCCACATGTATTCGAGCGCTTTGCTAAATTCGACTTGTTTATCCAGGGAACCGGATTAGGATTATCAATCTGTCAGACAATCGTAAATCGCCTGAACGGGGAGATAGGTGTAGAATCGGAAGAAGGGAAAGGCACTACTTTCTGGTTTACCATTCCCTGCGAAGTTCATCATGAGGAATATATCACTTCTGTATCAGAACAGTAG
- the porU gene encoding type IX secretion system sortase PorU, with amino-acid sequence MLRILYTLIISICFLSSVRADGSIYAAKSVLSSGKWVKIQVEEDGIYKLSYADLRSMGFSDPTKVSVHGYGGWILDEDFSNPYIDDVPAVATWRGDDYLLFYGRGVVKWSYDTVNQCFVHVNNPYSQYGYYFLTDATATKEMESVASAAGASLKVTTFDDYRLHEKDLVSVNNSGRELFGEAMDMTLSRDFSFNNITGITNDDGKVTLRFIAKPISGTGNVTLSVNGSELISRTISYSSSSDEYTKANLAYEVADWKGDKSANVKVNVRYGQYGHKNVYLDYIRLQMKRELQPYGACTFFRSLASVGNPSRFVIQNANANTLVFDVTDAVNPKRMETELSGSELSFSIPGGTLREFALVQRNQSLPSPKVVGDVTNQDLHALPQTDMIIIAQPGLTSQAERLAEAHRDRDGLTVQVVTPEVIYNEFSSGTPDATAYRRFMKMFYDRQTSESDAPKYLLLFGDGAFDNRFLTSSWQNVTTSNMLLTYQTDESLDDKSYVIDDYFGFLDDSNNGKGLIASKIDIGIGRFPVRTVTEATNMVNKVINYMDNNETGSWKNNVCFVADDGNNADSYMIQHAEQADQLGEYINTSHPEFMVNKIYFDSYKKDISGGLSTYPAVKTDIQKLLKSGQLLINYTGHGNTVSWSDEQVLTESDITKSTYPRLPIWITATCDFCRFDAPVTSAGEQVFLNKVSGGIGLFTTTRVAYSSPNFSINDNLIRNLFEKKNGRRLTLGEVMKATKRALGSTRYKLGFALIGDPAMKLCYPEYRMNVTAINGEPVTSEPVTFKALQKITVEGEVLNPDGNVATDFSGLLNPTVLDSRVSYETLDNNNTGKTFKYTDYSNILFIGNDSVRSGKFSFTFTVPKDISYSNEFGKMNLYASDETSKIEAQGAYLNYRVGGTDDNADDDKDGPEIRTLYLNDSTFVSGGQVNTTPFFVARLWDKSGVNITGSSIGHDMMLIIDGNPALSYNLNSYYELVAGSEGEGIVKFLIPALTPGMHKAEFKVWDIQNNSTTQEFEFEVVEGLKPYLLELSATPVPAREQVTFHLFHNRPESQLTVGIMVYDMVGRLQWRHEETGSSELFKSYTVTWDLTNNRGGRLRPGVYIYRAAISSGGSKEATEAKKLIILAQ; translated from the coding sequence ATGTTACGAATACTATATACATTAATAATAAGTATCTGTTTTCTTTCTTCTGTCCGGGCCGATGGAAGTATTTATGCTGCCAAGTCCGTTTTGTCATCCGGTAAATGGGTGAAAATACAGGTGGAAGAAGACGGTATCTATAAACTCTCCTATGCCGATTTACGTTCGATGGGATTTTCCGATCCGACAAAAGTTTCCGTACATGGATATGGAGGCTGGATACTGGATGAAGATTTCTCTAATCCTTATATCGATGATGTTCCGGCGGTAGCCACCTGGCGTGGCGATGATTATCTTTTGTTCTACGGACGTGGCGTGGTGAAATGGAGTTATGATACCGTTAACCAGTGTTTTGTCCATGTCAATAATCCTTACTCTCAGTATGGGTATTATTTTCTGACGGATGCTACCGCTACAAAAGAAATGGAATCTGTCGCTTCGGCTGCGGGTGCTTCTTTGAAAGTGACGACTTTTGATGATTACCGGTTGCATGAAAAAGATCTGGTCTCTGTTAATAACTCCGGACGTGAGTTGTTCGGAGAAGCAATGGATATGACCCTGTCGAGGGATTTTTCATTTAACAACATAACAGGAATCACCAACGACGACGGTAAAGTAACTCTCCGCTTTATCGCAAAGCCTATCAGCGGTACCGGAAATGTAACCCTGAGTGTGAATGGCAGTGAACTGATCTCGAGGACGATTAGTTACAGTTCTTCCAGCGATGAATATACCAAAGCGAACCTGGCGTATGAAGTGGCCGACTGGAAAGGTGATAAAAGTGCGAATGTCAAAGTCAATGTAAGATACGGGCAATATGGCCATAAAAATGTCTACCTCGATTATATTCGTTTGCAAATGAAACGGGAGTTGCAACCCTATGGTGCCTGTACGTTTTTCCGTAGTCTGGCTTCTGTCGGGAATCCTTCTCGTTTTGTTATTCAGAATGCCAATGCGAATACATTGGTTTTTGATGTAACGGATGCCGTGAATCCGAAACGGATGGAGACAGAACTGAGTGGAAGCGAATTATCTTTCTCTATTCCGGGAGGAACATTGAGGGAGTTTGCCTTGGTGCAACGGAATCAGTCACTCCCGTCTCCTAAAGTTGTAGGTGATGTAACGAATCAGGACCTGCACGCTTTACCGCAAACGGATATGATCATTATTGCACAGCCGGGATTAACGAGCCAAGCTGAACGTTTGGCGGAAGCTCACCGCGACCGTGACGGGCTGACGGTTCAGGTAGTTACCCCGGAAGTGATCTACAACGAATTCTCCAGTGGAACACCGGATGCTACGGCTTATCGTCGTTTCATGAAGATGTTTTACGATCGGCAAACTTCCGAAAGCGATGCTCCCAAATATCTTCTTCTTTTTGGTGACGGTGCGTTCGATAATCGTTTTTTAACGTCTAGCTGGCAAAATGTAACGACAAGTAATATGCTGTTGACTTACCAGACGGATGAATCGTTGGATGATAAATCGTATGTGATAGACGATTACTTCGGTTTTCTTGACGATAGTAATAATGGAAAAGGTCTGATAGCTTCGAAGATCGATATCGGTATCGGCCGTTTTCCTGTCCGGACTGTGACCGAGGCGACCAATATGGTCAACAAGGTGATCAATTATATGGATAATAATGAGACCGGATCATGGAAAAATAATGTCTGCTTTGTCGCTGACGACGGTAACAATGCCGATAGTTATATGATACAACATGCTGAACAGGCTGACCAACTGGGCGAGTATATAAACACCAGCCATCCGGAGTTCATGGTGAATAAGATTTATTTCGATTCTTATAAAAAAGATATTTCGGGAGGTTTGAGTACTTATCCGGCAGTGAAGACAGATATACAGAAATTGCTTAAGAGCGGTCAGTTGTTGATCAATTATACAGGGCATGGTAATACTGTTTCCTGGAGTGATGAACAAGTGCTGACGGAAAGTGATATTACCAAATCGACTTATCCCCGTTTGCCGATCTGGATTACTGCGACCTGCGATTTTTGTCGTTTCGATGCTCCGGTAACTTCTGCCGGTGAGCAGGTTTTCTTGAATAAGGTGAGTGGCGGTATCGGATTGTTCACTACTACCCGTGTAGCTTATTCCAGTCCAAACTTCTCAATTAACGATAACTTGATCCGTAATTTGTTTGAGAAAAAGAACGGACGCCGGTTGACCCTGGGGGAAGTGATGAAAGCGACTAAACGCGCATTGGGTTCCACTCGTTATAAATTGGGATTTGCTTTGATCGGTGACCCCGCTATGAAGTTGTGTTATCCGGAATATCGCATGAATGTGACGGCGATAAACGGGGAACCTGTAACCAGCGAACCTGTTACTTTTAAGGCATTGCAAAAAATAACCGTCGAAGGCGAGGTACTGAACCCGGATGGGAATGTGGCAACCGATTTCTCCGGCCTGTTGAATCCGACAGTTCTGGATAGCCGTGTCTCTTATGAAACATTGGACAATAACAATACAGGTAAAACTTTCAAATATACGGATTACTCGAACATACTTTTTATAGGTAACGACTCCGTTCGTTCGGGAAAGTTTAGTTTCACATTTACCGTTCCGAAGGATATCTCTTATTCGAATGAATTCGGAAAGATGAATCTTTATGCATCGGATGAAACGAGTAAAATAGAAGCCCAGGGTGCCTATTTGAATTATCGTGTCGGGGGAACGGACGATAATGCGGATGACGATAAGGATGGTCCGGAAATACGTACACTTTATCTGAATGACTCGACTTTTGTGAGTGGCGGACAGGTCAATACTACCCCCTTCTTTGTAGCCCGTCTTTGGGATAAGAGTGGTGTGAATATAACAGGTAGCAGTATCGGACATGACATGATGTTGATCATCGATGGTAATCCGGCTCTAAGTTATAATCTGAATAGTTACTATGAACTGGTAGCGGGAAGCGAAGGAGAGGGAATTGTCAAGTTCCTGATCCCGGCATTGACTCCGGGAATGCATAAGGCGGAGTTTAAGGTCTGGGATATACAGAATAACTCGACGACACAGGAATTTGAATTCGAGGTTGTGGAAGGTTTGAAACCCTATCTGCTGGAGCTGTCGGCAACTCCGGTCCCGGCTCGTGAGCAAGTGACATTCCATCTGTTCCATAACCGTCCGGAAAGTCAGTTGACCGTCGGGATTATGGTGTACGATATGGTTGGGCGCTTGCAGTGGAGACATGAAGAAACAGGTTCGTCCGAACTCTTTAAATCGTATACGGTGACGTGGGATCTGACCAATAACAGGGGAGGACGGCTTCGTCCCGGCGTTTATATATATCGTGCAGCGATCAGTTCCGGCGGGTCTAAGGAGGCGACGGAAGCAAAGAAATTAATAATCCTCGCACAATAA